The sequence AAGGCTGCGGCGGCGCCGACCCCGGTGGAACAGGGCCAACTGACCGTGCGGATCGATATTTCCGGCGTCTATGAGCTGAGCAAATAGGGCTCAGATCGAGACCAGCTCCTCGGCGGCGCGGCGCTTGCGCTCGCCCATGTGGTGACTGAGCTTGTTCACACGCCGGCTGCCCGAGGTGGTGCAGAGGGCGGGGACCAGGCCGTGGACGATACAGGCCAATCCCGCGACCAGCAGCGTGCTGCCATAGAAGAAGGCCGCGCGCTGATGCTCGAAATAGGTCTCGTTCACGGTGCGAGGATGGTCCAGGAACAGACGTTTGAACACGGAAATTCCCCCAGCGATTCGCCGATTTAAGTTGATATTACTTGACCCGGGTCCGAATTTTTTCCCAATTTCACCCAAACTAGCGGTCCGGATTGGGAAAAATGACAACCTTACCGTCGATCACCCTGGACGCCTTCGACATCGCCATACTGGGCCAGCTGCAGGAGGACGCCTCGCGCGCCGTGGCCGAGGTCGCCGCAGCGGTGAACCTGTCGCAGAACGCCTGCTGGCGGCGGATCAAGATCCTGGAGGAGGCTGGGGTGATCAAGAAGCGGGTGGCGCTGGTCGACCCGCAGAAGGTCGGCTGCGGGGTGACCATCTTCGTCAGCCTCACGGCCGGCGAACACAGCGAGGACTGGCTGGAGGCCTTCGCCGACAAGGTCGCACGCATGCCCGAGGTGGTTGAGTTCTACCGCATGACCGGCGACGTGGACTACCTGCTGAAGCTGCAGGTCAGCGACATCAAGGCCTATGACGAGGTCTACAAATCGCTGATCCGCACCGCCAGGCTGCGCGACGTCTCGGCCGCCTTCGCCATGGAGGAGCTGAAGCACACCCACGCCGTGCCCCTGCCGCGCCCGGCGATGCGGGGATAATCGTCTCGAAAGCTTTGCGGCCCGGCGCTATAAGTCCCCATGACTCACGAACACGACGCCATAGCCCTGGTCGACCGGCTGCAGGCGGAATACGAGCGCTCCGTCAATCATTTGCGGGAAGACCTGCGGGCCTATCTGGCCGACCGCACCGCGCCCGATCCCATCGCCCGCGCCGGCGGAGCCTATGCCTATCCGGCCCTGCGGCTCTCCTATGTGGCCAAGGGGCCCTCGCCGCGCCTGCCACGCGCCTACGCTCGCTTCAGCCAGGGCGGAACCTACTCGACCACCATCACTCGGCCGGACCTGTTCCGCAGCTACCTGATCGAGCAGCTGTCGCTGATCCTGTCCGACTTCGACGTCGGGGCGGAAGTGGTGCGCTCGCGCCAGGAGATCCCCTACCCCTACGTGCTGGACGGCTCGGTCGACCTCAGCGACGGGGAAATCTCCTCGGCCGACATCGCCCTGCACTTCCCGGCCACCGAACTGGCCTCGATCGGCGACGAGGTTGCCGATGGGTTCTGGAGCCCGCAGGGCGGCGACGACGACCGTCCACTGACCCTGTTCGACGCGCTGAGGACCGACTTCTCCCTGGCGCGCCTGGCCCACTACACCGGCGGGCCGGCCGACCAGGTGCAGACCTATGTGCTGTTCACCAATTACCACCGCTATGTCGACGAGTTCGTCCGCTGGGGCGCAGCCCAATTGGCCGATCCGTCCAGCCCGTATGAGACCTTGCGCTGCCCCGGCGGGGTGGTGATCACCAAGGACACCCCTGACCCCGAGCGCGCCGCGGCCGAGAGCCCCTGGCGGCGCCATCAGATGCCGGCCTATCACCTGACCGCGGCCGGACGACGGGGCGTCAGCCTGGTCAATATCGGCGTCGGCCCCTCCAACGCAAAGACCATCACCGACCATCTGGCGGTGCTGCGCCCCGAGGCCTGGCTGATGATCGGCCACTGCGGCGGCCTGCGCTCGACCCAGACCATAGGCGACTATGTGCTGGCTCACGCCTACCTGCGCGACGATCACGTGCTGGACGACATCCTGCCGCCCGAGATCCCGGTCCCGGCGCTCGCGGAAATCCAGGTGGCCCTGACCCGGGCGGCCGAAATGGTCACCGGCGAAAGCGGCGACGCCCTGAAGGCGCGACTCAGAACCGGCACCGTGGCCACCACCGACGACCGTAATTGGGAGCTGCGCTATTCGCTGAGCGCGCTCCGGTTCAACCAGTCGCGGGCCATCGCCATCGACATGGAGAGCGCCACCATCGCCGCACAGGGCTACCGTCTGCGGACACCTTACGGCACCCTGCTCTGCGTCTCCGACAAGCCGCTGCATGGCGAGATCAAGCTGCCGGGCCAGGCCAACGCCTTCTACGAGCGGGCGATCAGCCAGCACCTCAGGATCGGCATCGCCGCCATCGACCTGCTCCGCCAGGAAGGCCCCAGGCTGCATTCGCGCAAGCTGAGAAGCTTCGACGAGCCGCCGTTCCGCTGAATTCGGAGTTACGGGGAGCGGCCAAGCTCCCTATCTCTGCCCTGCCCCTCCATCCACGCGTTCCATTGCATGAACCGCCTCGCCTTCCTGCTGCTGCTGGCCGCAGGCCTCTTCTGGGGCCTGGGCTTTCCGCTGGGCAAGGTGGCGCTGACCGAGACCGATGCGGCGCACATGGTGCTCTGGCGGTTCGTGTTCGCCAGCGTGATCGCCCTGCCCTTTGCGCTGAGGCGGCCCGAGGCGCGGGCCCTGTTCCGCTCGCCGATCGTGATCGCCTGCGGGGTGATCTACGCCGTGGCTTTCGAGGTGCAGAACGAGGGCCTGGCCCGGGCCAGCGTCAGCCTGGCGGCGCTCCTGGTCGGGGCCATGCCGGCCCTGATCGCGGTGGCGGCGCGGCTCCTGGGCGAGCCTGTGAGTCGTATATCCTGGGCCGGGGTGGCCTCGGCCTCGCTGGGCGCTGTGCTGATCGCCGGCCGGCCGCAGGGCGCCGCCACGCCCTTAGGCGTAGCCTTGAGCGTGGTCGCGCTTCTGCTGTTCCTCACCTGGCTTTTGATCCTGCGCCGGGCGCCCAAGCCGCCCACGGCCATGGCCATGCCGGCGGCGACGGTGATCATCGCCACCCTGGCCCTGGCGCCGATCTCCTTCGCCCTGGACGGCGCCCCGCGGCTCGACCTCAGCCCTGCGGTCTGGAGCGCCATGATCGCCCAGGGGATTTTCTGCACCTTCCTGGCCACCGCCGCCTGGCAGTTCGGCGCCCCCCGCGTCGGTCACGCCAAGGCGGGGGTGTTCGTCAATATCGAGCCCCTGATGGGCGCGATCATCGGCGTGACCTTGTTCGGCGACCGCCTGACCTGGGGCCTGGCCGTCGGCGGCCTCTGCATCATCGCCGGCAGCCTGGTGGTGGTGCTGGGGGAGGAGCACACCACCGCCCCCGACCTGGAAGAGGTGGCGGCGACACCGAGCTGAACGCCGCCGCGGGTTTCAGCCCTCGGCTACTGCTCCGCGTAGGCCTTGACCAGGTCGGTCAGGTAATCGCGCCCGACCATCAGCGACCTGACCTCGATCCGCTCGTTCAGGCCGTGCACGCCGTTGCCGTCCGGGTCGCCCCAGGGGCCGGGCACGCCATAGACCGGGATGCCGATCGCCTCGAGGAAGATGCCGTCGGTGGCGCCGGTGGACATCACCGGGACCACAGGCACGCCCGGGAAGTACTTGGCCGATAGCCGCACGGCCGGGCCCATCACCTTGGGATCCAGCGGCGGGGGCACGGCGACCGGGCGCAGCGGCGGGACCGGGGTGATGCTGACGCCGGTGTCGCCGACCGCGGCGGCCAGCTGGGCCTGGGTTTCCTCGACCGTGCGGCCGGGGAACATGCGGCAGTTGACGTTGGCCGCCGCCCGCTGGGGCAGGGCGTTGTTGGCGTGGCCGCCTTCCAGCAGCGTCGCCACGCAGGTGGTGCGCAGCATGGAGTGGTAGGTGCGGTCGGTATTGACCACCTTTTCGGCCGCCTTGTCGGTCGGGTCCTTAGCCAGGGCGACCATGGCGGCGCCCAGGGCGTCGTGGCGAGCGGCCCCGGCCTGGGCGAAAAAGGCGCGGGTGGTGTCGGTCATCTGCAGCGGGAACTCGTAGGTCTGCAGTTTCAGCATCGCCGCCGACAGCTCATAGATGGCGTTGTCGGGGATCGGGATCGAGGAGTGGCCGCCGGGGTTGCGGGTCTCGAAGCGGAAGTTCTGCACCGCTTTCTCGCCCACCTGCATCGACTGATCCACGAGCTTGCCGTGGCCGTCGGTCTCGCCGCCGCCGCCCTCGTTCAGGGCGAACTCCGCTGCCACCAGGTCGGGCCGGTTCTGCGCCAGCCAGTTGGCGCCGTTGAAGGCGTAGGTGGTCTCTTCCCCGCAAGTCAGGGCCATCTTGATGGTGCGCTTGGGGTGGTAGCCGGCCTGTTTGAAGCGGGCCATGTCGTCGGCCCAGATCGCCGCCATGGACTTGTCGTCGGCAGAGCCGCGGGCGAAGTAGTAGCCGTTCTCCTCCACCAGGGTGAAGGGGTCGCGGGTCCAGTCGGCGCGCTTGGCCTCCACCACGTCGAGGTGGGCCAGCAGCAGGATCGCCTTGGCCTTGGGATCGGCGCCGGGCAGCACGGCGACGATGCCGCCTTCCTTGGGATGGTCCGGCGTCGAGAACAAGGTGATGTCGCTGTCGGCGAAGCCCGCCGCCTTCAGCCGCGCGCCGATCTGCTGCGCCGCCTGGGTGCAGCTGCCGACCGACAGGCTGGTGTTGGTCTCGACCAGCTCCTTGTAGAGGGCGCGGAACTGCACCTGGTCCGGCCGCAGCGCCTGGGGTGCGTCGGCGCCGTAGGCGCTGTTGGCGAAGAGGCCGATGGCCGCTGTGGCTATGGCCTTGGCCCAGGCGTCGGTCATGATGGTTACGGCTCCGTTCACCAAACGTCGCCGCGGACCCTGGCTGGAGTCCGCCGAGAGGGCAAGCGGACTGTGATCGCTCCTGCGCCAGATTGGCGTTTGGATCGTCCGCGCCCTGGGCCATAGTCGCGGCCAAGAACAGAGAACGGGGGGGTTCATGGTCGCCGAGACCATTGGGGCGAAGGCCGAGCCGCGCACCACGGGGCTGGGCCTGGTGGTGGCTGGCGCCTCGCTGGGCACCCTCTTCGAATGGTACGACTTCTTCCTCTACGGCTCCCTGGCCGGCGAGATCGCCAGGCACTTCTTCGCCGCGGTGGACGAGCGCACGGCCTTCGTCTTCGCCCTGGCCGCCTTTGCCGCCGGCTTCATCGCCCGCCCGTTCGGCGCGCTGGTGTTCGGCCGGGTCGGCGATCTGGTCGGCCGCAAGAACACCTTCCTGGTCACCATGACCCTGATGGGCGCCTCGACCTTCGCCGTCGGCCTCTTGCCGGATTACAGCGCCATCGGTGTCGCCGCGCCGGTGATCCTGGTCGCCCTGCGCCTGCTTCAGGGCCTGGCGATCGGCGGCGAGTACGGCGGGGCGGTGGTCTATATCGCCGAGCACGCGCCCAGGGATCGCCGCGGCTTCGCCACCGGCTTCATCAACATCATGGCCACCGGCGGGCTCCTGACCTCGCTCCTGTCCATCGTCCTCTTCCGCAGCCGCATGAGCGAGGCCGCCTTCGCCGCCACGGGCTGGCGCGCGCCGTTCCTGCTCTCGGCCGCGCTCCTGGCCATCTCGCTCTGGGTGCGGATGAAGCTGAACGAGAGCCCGATCTTCCGCCAGATGAAGGCCGAGGACAGCCTCTCGCGGGCGCCCTACGCCGAAACGTTCGGCCGCTGGGAGAATATGCGGCTGATGCTGGTCGCCCTGTTCGGCCCGGTCGCAGGCCAGGCGGTGGTCTGGTACGCCGGCGGCTTCTACGCCCTGTTCTTCCTGCAGCGGGTCTTGAAGCTGGCGGACCTGCAGACCGACCTGCTGCTGATCGTCGCCCTGGCCCTGGCCGCCCCGACCTATGTCGTCGCCGGCTGGCTCAGCGACGTGGTCGGCCGCCGGCCGGTGGTGATCGTCGGCTGCGCCATCGGCGCCGTGGCCCTGATCCCCCTGTTCCACGCCCTGACCTGGGCCGCCAATCCGGCCCTGGCCGAGGCCCAGGCCAGGGCGCCGGTCAGCGTCTATGCCGATCCGGCCCGCTGCTCGGTTCAGTTCGACCCGATCGGCGGCAACCGCTTCGATGCGACCGGCTGCGACATCGC is a genomic window of Phenylobacterium montanum containing:
- a CDS encoding DUF6356 family protein, which produces MFKRLFLDHPRTVNETYFEHQRAAFFYGSTLLVAGLACIVHGLVPALCTTSGSRRVNKLSHHMGERKRRAAEELVSI
- a CDS encoding AMP nucleosidase; this translates as MTHEHDAIALVDRLQAEYERSVNHLREDLRAYLADRTAPDPIARAGGAYAYPALRLSYVAKGPSPRLPRAYARFSQGGTYSTTITRPDLFRSYLIEQLSLILSDFDVGAEVVRSRQEIPYPYVLDGSVDLSDGEISSADIALHFPATELASIGDEVADGFWSPQGGDDDRPLTLFDALRTDFSLARLAHYTGGPADQVQTYVLFTNYHRYVDEFVRWGAAQLADPSSPYETLRCPGGVVITKDTPDPERAAAESPWRRHQMPAYHLTAAGRRGVSLVNIGVGPSNAKTITDHLAVLRPEAWLMIGHCGGLRSTQTIGDYVLAHAYLRDDHVLDDILPPEIPVPALAEIQVALTRAAEMVTGESGDALKARLRTGTVATTDDRNWELRYSLSALRFNQSRAIAIDMESATIAAQGYRLRTPYGTLLCVSDKPLHGEIKLPGQANAFYERAISQHLRIGIAAIDLLRQEGPRLHSRKLRSFDEPPFR
- a CDS encoding Lrp/AsnC family transcriptional regulator, with the translated sequence MTTLPSITLDAFDIAILGQLQEDASRAVAEVAAAVNLSQNACWRRIKILEEAGVIKKRVALVDPQKVGCGVTIFVSLTAGEHSEDWLEAFADKVARMPEVVEFYRMTGDVDYLLKLQVSDIKAYDEVYKSLIRTARLRDVSAAFAMEELKHTHAVPLPRPAMRG
- a CDS encoding MFS transporter, which translates into the protein MVAETIGAKAEPRTTGLGLVVAGASLGTLFEWYDFFLYGSLAGEIARHFFAAVDERTAFVFALAAFAAGFIARPFGALVFGRVGDLVGRKNTFLVTMTLMGASTFAVGLLPDYSAIGVAAPVILVALRLLQGLAIGGEYGGAVVYIAEHAPRDRRGFATGFINIMATGGLLTSLLSIVLFRSRMSEAAFAATGWRAPFLLSAALLAISLWVRMKLNESPIFRQMKAEDSLSRAPYAETFGRWENMRLMLVALFGPVAGQAVVWYAGGFYALFFLQRVLKLADLQTDLLLIVALALAAPTYVVAGWLSDVVGRRPVVIVGCAIGAVALIPLFHALTWAANPALAEAQARAPVSVYADPARCSVQFDPIGGNRFDATGCDIAKAGLSKAGISYRSLALPAGAATRVEIGPRALTVPDPSGAATARKAGVTAFAAQAKAALTAAGYPAKADPARVDQVRVVLIVVALVSIAALIYGPTAAILAELFPARIRYTSISVPYHLGAGWIGGLMPATAFAIVAGAGDIYAGLWYPTAFVALSFVVCLLFLPETLGRSLEA
- a CDS encoding DMT family transporter, with protein sequence MNRLAFLLLLAAGLFWGLGFPLGKVALTETDAAHMVLWRFVFASVIALPFALRRPEARALFRSPIVIACGVIYAVAFEVQNEGLARASVSLAALLVGAMPALIAVAARLLGEPVSRISWAGVASASLGAVLIAGRPQGAATPLGVALSVVALLLFLTWLLILRRAPKPPTAMAMPAATVIIATLALAPISFALDGAPRLDLSPAVWSAMIAQGIFCTFLATAAWQFGAPRVGHAKAGVFVNIEPLMGAIIGVTLFGDRLTWGLAVGGLCIIAGSLVVVLGEEHTTAPDLEEVAATPS
- a CDS encoding M20/M25/M40 family metallo-hydrolase produces the protein MNGAVTIMTDAWAKAIATAAIGLFANSAYGADAPQALRPDQVQFRALYKELVETNTSLSVGSCTQAAQQIGARLKAAGFADSDITLFSTPDHPKEGGIVAVLPGADPKAKAILLLAHLDVVEAKRADWTRDPFTLVEENGYYFARGSADDKSMAAIWADDMARFKQAGYHPKRTIKMALTCGEETTYAFNGANWLAQNRPDLVAAEFALNEGGGGETDGHGKLVDQSMQVGEKAVQNFRFETRNPGGHSSIPIPDNAIYELSAAMLKLQTYEFPLQMTDTTRAFFAQAGAARHDALGAAMVALAKDPTDKAAEKVVNTDRTYHSMLRTTCVATLLEGGHANNALPQRAAANVNCRMFPGRTVEETQAQLAAAVGDTGVSITPVPPLRPVAVPPPLDPKVMGPAVRLSAKYFPGVPVVPVMSTGATDGIFLEAIGIPVYGVPGPWGDPDGNGVHGLNERIEVRSLMVGRDYLTDLVKAYAEQ